In Brevibacillus brevis, a genomic segment contains:
- a CDS encoding GNAT family protein yields the protein MKLHTDSIYLRPLTWEDAAELLELRRRNHEFFQLFEPIRPASYLTLEGQQELIAQAISDFAKQTAFAFGVFLRDNDQMIGRVSLSNVARGAWQNATLGYFLDKELNGKGYTTAAVGLALRYAFTDGQLHRVQAGVMPRNLGSIRVLEKNGFRYEGLSLRYLQINGKWEDHNMYAITVEEWEK from the coding sequence ATGAAACTGCATACAGACAGCATTTACTTGCGCCCTCTCACATGGGAAGACGCCGCCGAGCTTCTGGAGCTGCGACGGCGAAATCACGAATTTTTCCAACTTTTTGAACCGATTCGCCCTGCTTCCTACCTTACATTGGAGGGGCAGCAGGAACTGATCGCCCAGGCCATAAGCGATTTTGCCAAGCAAACTGCCTTTGCGTTCGGTGTTTTCTTGCGGGATAATGACCAGATGATCGGCCGGGTATCCCTGTCCAATGTAGCGCGGGGAGCTTGGCAAAACGCTACCTTGGGATACTTCCTCGACAAGGAGCTCAACGGCAAAGGGTATACGACTGCTGCTGTCGGACTGGCTCTTCGGTACGCCTTTACCGACGGACAGCTCCATCGGGTACAGGCCGGCGTGATGCCCCGAAACCTCGGCTCTATCCGCGTCCTCGAAAAAAACGGATTCCGATATGAAGGCCTCTCGCTACGTTACTTGCAAATCAACGGCAAATGGGAAGACCACAACATGTACGCCATCACGGTCGAGGAGTGGGAGAAATAG
- a CDS encoding flavodoxin: MPTILMVYASMTGNTEEIAGAIAEGIRSTGATLAIKEVMDASAKELTAYDGILLGAYTWGDGELPDECMDFYGEMDEISLAGKRVAAFGSCDSNYDHVGAAVDILLQKARDRGAVTPLPGLKIELAPTAQEKESCKAFGVSFVELFSTETA; this comes from the coding sequence ATGCCAACGATTCTGATGGTGTACGCAAGCATGACAGGAAATACGGAAGAAATAGCCGGGGCGATCGCGGAAGGAATCCGCTCGACGGGGGCTACGCTCGCCATCAAAGAAGTAATGGATGCTTCCGCTAAGGAGCTGACGGCGTACGACGGTATCTTACTTGGTGCCTACACATGGGGGGATGGCGAACTGCCTGACGAGTGCATGGACTTTTACGGCGAAATGGATGAAATCAGCCTGGCGGGCAAGAGGGTGGCGGCTTTTGGCTCATGCGACTCGAACTACGATCATGTAGGCGCCGCTGTCGACATACTGCTGCAAAAGGCACGGGATCGCGGGGCAGTCACGCCTCTTCCCGGCTTGAAAATCGAGCTGGCCCCTACCGCACAGGAAAAGGAATCATGCAAGGCGTTTGGCGTTTCTTTCGTGGAGCTGTTCAGCACAGAAACCGCCTGA
- a CDS encoding MarR family transcriptional regulator: MQEVSIRNVFEALNTMRAIDVVNKEDWERAAKEAELDSSVQLNILWIIYCYEGVRVTQIADWTFWHPSSIVIHIKKLMEKGMVTIEKSELDGRVVHVYPTEKGRQVIEASRRSVPSIFRLTYALEKMEERYSTAVVELFFECLSFVAQSLHGVEKVRWIQEGEDRVPNSRHLIS; the protein is encoded by the coding sequence ATGCAGGAGGTCTCAATTAGAAACGTATTCGAAGCGCTGAACACGATGCGCGCCATTGACGTGGTGAACAAGGAGGACTGGGAGAGGGCAGCGAAGGAAGCCGAGCTGGATTCCTCCGTTCAACTGAACATTCTCTGGATCATTTATTGCTACGAAGGCGTGCGGGTCACACAAATTGCCGACTGGACCTTCTGGCATCCCTCATCGATCGTGATTCATATCAAGAAGCTGATGGAAAAAGGTATGGTGACCATCGAAAAGTCGGAGCTGGACGGACGTGTCGTGCATGTCTATCCGACGGAAAAAGGACGACAAGTCATCGAGGCCAGCCGGCGAAGCGTACCTTCTATTTTTCGTTTGACGTATGCGTTGGAGAAAATGGAGGAACGATACAGTACAGCGGTAGTCGAACTGTTTTTTGAATGCCTTTCCTTTGTCGCGCAATCGTTGCACGGGGTGGAAAAGGTACGCTGGATTCAAGAGGGCGAAGATCGTGTTCCAAACTCCCGGCACTTGATCAGTTAA
- a CDS encoding DUF3055 domain-containing protein: MEHYDHLYEESENANVRFLGFVSEGTRHDFGIVFTHKFYGKPLVICMQTGQSTLLSSEDAVNPGYLQKIFRLGSESEAEALAHFLQDYLPTMPYEENQY; encoded by the coding sequence ATGGAGCACTACGACCACTTATACGAGGAGTCGGAGAATGCCAATGTACGTTTTCTCGGATTTGTCTCGGAGGGAACTCGCCACGATTTTGGGATCGTCTTTACGCACAAGTTTTACGGGAAGCCTCTGGTGATCTGTATGCAGACTGGGCAATCGACCCTTCTCAGTTCAGAGGACGCTGTGAACCCCGGATATCTGCAAAAGATCTTCCGGCTGGGTTCAGAAAGCGAAGCGGAAGCCCTCGCCCATTTTTTACAAGACTACTTGCCAACGATGCCATACGAAGAAAATCAGTATTAG
- a CDS encoding acetylornithine transaminase produces the protein MDWRSLDEQYIISTYKRLPIAIAKGEGNYLYDTEGKGYLDLFTGLAVNVLGHSHPRILKALHEQGDLFLHISNVFLNQPAIRLAQRLVEQTIAGKVFFTNSGAEATEAAIKLIHKWTKAEGAGREGIVVLRNSFHGRTLGAVRLTRQAHVYQDFPQPVFSVYELDAEDTEGLREICRTAKPAAILMEPVLGSGGVVPLSEPFLRDVEAICREEGMLFAMDEIQTGMGRTGKLFAYQHAGVTPDLILFAKGVGGGLPLGGVIAGEKLMDLFKPGDHGTTFAPSPLSAALGNAVLDELLDPGFEAHVNEVIQYLWDGLAALRERLPQHLQALRGKGMMVGIPLSVSPEEASRLQRDLQEEGILVDVTQKTIVRLLPPLTLTKADVDRFLAVFAKRLTAASSAKEA, from the coding sequence ATGGATTGGCGTTCGCTCGATGAACAGTACATTATCTCTACGTACAAAAGGCTACCGATTGCTATCGCAAAAGGCGAGGGCAACTACCTGTACGACACGGAGGGCAAAGGGTACCTGGACCTGTTTACGGGTCTAGCCGTAAACGTGCTGGGGCACTCGCATCCGCGCATCCTGAAGGCGTTGCATGAGCAGGGCGACCTGTTTTTGCACATCTCCAACGTCTTTCTCAATCAGCCTGCCATTCGCCTGGCGCAGCGGCTGGTAGAACAGACAATCGCCGGGAAAGTCTTTTTCACCAACTCCGGAGCGGAGGCGACGGAAGCGGCGATCAAGCTGATTCACAAATGGACGAAAGCGGAAGGAGCCGGTCGGGAAGGGATCGTGGTCTTGCGCAACAGCTTCCACGGCCGCACGCTCGGAGCGGTCCGCCTGACCAGACAGGCTCACGTCTATCAGGACTTTCCGCAGCCGGTATTCTCGGTCTATGAGCTGGACGCCGAAGATACGGAAGGGCTGCGTGAGATTTGCCGAACGGCGAAGCCTGCCGCCATCCTGATGGAGCCAGTACTCGGCTCCGGAGGCGTGGTTCCGCTCTCGGAGCCGTTTCTCCGCGACGTGGAAGCGATTTGCCGAGAAGAAGGCATGCTGTTTGCCATGGATGAAATCCAGACGGGGATGGGGCGCACCGGAAAGCTGTTCGCCTACCAGCATGCAGGCGTGACGCCGGATCTGATCCTCTTTGCCAAAGGCGTGGGCGGAGGCTTGCCGCTCGGCGGGGTAATCGCTGGCGAAAAACTGATGGATCTGTTCAAGCCAGGCGACCACGGGACGACTTTCGCCCCTTCGCCGCTCTCGGCCGCCCTTGGGAATGCCGTGTTGGATGAGCTCCTGGACCCCGGCTTCGAAGCTCATGTGAACGAAGTGATCCAATACCTTTGGGATGGACTTGCGGCCTTGCGCGAGCGGTTGCCGCAGCATTTGCAGGCCCTGCGCGGAAAAGGAATGATGGTCGGCATACCGTTGAGCGTATCTCCTGAAGAAGCGAGCCGTCTGCAGCGCGATCTGCAGGAAGAAGGGATTCTCGTCGACGTGACGCAAAAGACCATCGTGCGACTTCTGCCGCCGCTGACGCTGACGAAAGCGGACGTAGACCGTTTCCTGGCTGTTTTTGCCAAGCGGCTGACTGCAGCCAGTTCCGCCAAGGAGGCGTAA
- a CDS encoding DUF4912 domain-containing protein: METNPPRSSTDVEGPSIRIAWKDEHSIQAEWSMTKEFEQEVEKKFAIPFAELPFVLRLFDVTDRKEIRDDGTDLYTDFDINHRSSEWILYGVTQGLEYCVDLGIRMVDGRFYSLSRSQMI; the protein is encoded by the coding sequence ATGGAGACAAATCCCCCGCGATCATCCACAGACGTAGAAGGCCCGAGTATACGCATTGCCTGGAAGGATGAGCATTCGATCCAGGCAGAGTGGAGCATGACAAAGGAGTTCGAGCAGGAAGTGGAAAAGAAGTTTGCGATTCCGTTCGCCGAGCTGCCGTTTGTGCTACGCCTTTTCGATGTGACTGACCGCAAAGAGATCCGCGATGATGGCACTGACCTGTACACCGATTTTGATATCAACCACCGCTCCTCCGAGTGGATACTTTACGGGGTTACGCAAGGATTGGAATATTGCGTCGATCTCGGCATTCGGATGGTGGATGGAAGGTTTTATTCGCTATCGAGATCTCAAATGATTTGA
- a CDS encoding EcsC family protein, with product METRESLYQALREVEAWEAQQKDLWFWEKLGRLPFVLLDRITPKVVREKLGAAVDEMAAFLETGGKYLAKDEAVYAKFRSRMGLAQGPDADEMARTPLALMDAVASDLKESRATFATVQGATTGIGGIFTLALDIPLLVGTSLKVLQEMALCYGYRPEEKRERLFVIKCLQFASSDIVGKKAILEELAQFDNPAAEKDVMAQLQGWREVVLTYTENFGWKKLFQMVPIAGILFGAYINRSSVQDVAEAGMMLYRKRRILERLRETNAGVESISPTPRP from the coding sequence ATGGAAACGAGAGAGTCCTTGTATCAGGCGTTGAGAGAAGTGGAAGCCTGGGAGGCACAGCAAAAAGACTTGTGGTTTTGGGAAAAGCTGGGCAGGCTGCCCTTTGTGTTGCTGGATCGGATCACGCCAAAGGTGGTGAGGGAGAAGCTCGGGGCGGCTGTTGATGAAATGGCGGCCTTCCTGGAAACGGGAGGGAAGTACCTGGCGAAAGACGAAGCGGTGTACGCCAAGTTCCGCAGTCGGATGGGGCTCGCGCAGGGGCCGGATGCGGATGAGATGGCGAGAACGCCACTGGCGCTGATGGATGCGGTCGCGAGTGACTTGAAGGAGTCCAGAGCTACGTTCGCTACGGTACAGGGGGCCACAACCGGTATTGGCGGCATTTTCACCCTCGCGCTGGACATCCCTCTGTTGGTGGGAACCTCGCTGAAAGTTTTGCAAGAAATGGCGCTCTGCTACGGGTATCGCCCCGAGGAGAAAAGAGAGCGGTTATTCGTGATCAAGTGCCTGCAATTTGCTTCTTCTGACATCGTCGGAAAAAAAGCCATCCTCGAGGAGCTGGCTCAGTTTGACAATCCCGCTGCGGAGAAGGATGTCATGGCACAGCTCCAAGGCTGGCGAGAAGTCGTATTGACCTATACGGAAAACTTCGGGTGGAAAAAACTGTTCCAGATGGTTCCCATCGCCGGGATCTTGTTTGGCGCCTACATCAACCGCTCGTCCGTGCAGGATGTCGCGGAGGCAGGCATGATGCTGTACCGAAAACGGCGCATTCTGGAGCGGCTGCGGGAGACTAACGCGGGAGTCGAATCTATTTCTCCCACTCCTCGACCGTGA
- a CDS encoding GapA-binding peptide SR1P, translated as MGTIICQTCGTIIEHFESNSVKTLYAVCSCDCQAGQKQEKE; from the coding sequence ATGGGAACAATCATCTGTCAAACCTGCGGGACGATCATTGAACATTTCGAATCCAATTCGGTGAAAACGCTTTACGCTGTTTGCAGCTGCGACTGCCAGGCGGGTCAAAAGCAGGAAAAAGAATAA
- a CDS encoding DUF1885 family protein, producing MKLQSAYIYFVEGSTATHADIEDVKAKFARYIDMTGKTGQQLGWSYADAAFPYTLEEREEGKGSWFLLKGKDPNMYKAIVVGVGSTEVNGQEKHYIQISLPESATHGDKNKANEYCRYLARDYKAELHLFNNRIQYFQPRKP from the coding sequence GTGAAACTTCAATCGGCCTACATTTATTTCGTAGAAGGTTCCACAGCCACACATGCAGACATCGAAGACGTAAAAGCAAAGTTTGCCCGATATATCGACATGACCGGAAAGACGGGGCAGCAGCTCGGTTGGTCCTATGCCGACGCCGCCTTTCCCTATACCTTGGAGGAGCGGGAAGAAGGCAAAGGCTCCTGGTTCCTGCTCAAAGGAAAAGATCCGAATATGTACAAAGCGATTGTCGTCGGAGTGGGCTCCACCGAAGTCAACGGCCAAGAAAAGCACTACATTCAAATTTCCCTGCCGGAATCCGCCACCCACGGCGATAAAAACAAGGCGAACGAGTACTGCCGCTATCTGGCCCGCGACTACAAAGCCGAACTGCACTTGTTCAACAACCGGATTCAGTATTTTCAACCCCGCAAACCGTAA
- the dapD gene encoding 2,3,4,5-tetrahydropyridine-2,6-dicarboxylate N-acetyltransferase, producing the protein MNMMDANEIISFIQKSEKKTPVKLYVKGNLEGINFGEGSKAFLSGNTGVVFGEWKEIEPVLAQNADKIEDYVVESDRRNSAIPLLDTKGIQARIEPGAIIRDQVTIGNNAVIMMGASINIGAVIGEGTMIDMNAVVGGRGTIGKNCHIGAGAVIAGVIEPPSAQPVVVEDDVLIGANAVILEGIRVGKGAVVAAGAIVIEDVPPYTVVAGTPARVIKQIDEKTRSKTEIKQELRQL; encoded by the coding sequence ATGAACATGATGGATGCAAATGAAATTATCTCGTTTATTCAAAAAAGCGAAAAGAAAACCCCTGTAAAACTGTATGTCAAAGGGAATCTCGAAGGCATCAACTTCGGAGAGGGCTCCAAAGCTTTCCTGAGCGGCAATACAGGCGTCGTGTTCGGCGAGTGGAAAGAAATCGAGCCGGTTTTGGCGCAAAACGCAGACAAAATTGAAGACTACGTCGTGGAAAGCGATCGACGCAACTCTGCGATTCCGCTGCTGGACACCAAAGGGATCCAGGCTCGAATCGAGCCGGGTGCCATCATTCGTGACCAGGTGACCATCGGCAACAACGCCGTCATCATGATGGGCGCAAGCATCAACATCGGTGCCGTCATTGGGGAAGGCACCATGATCGACATGAACGCGGTAGTAGGGGGCCGTGGAACCATAGGGAAAAACTGCCACATCGGTGCAGGCGCTGTCATCGCAGGCGTGATCGAACCGCCATCTGCTCAACCGGTCGTCGTGGAAGACGATGTCTTGATCGGTGCCAACGCTGTTATTCTGGAAGGCATCCGCGTAGGAAAAGGAGCCGTTGTAGCTGCAGGCGCGATCGTGATTGAGGATGTGCCTCCGTACACGGTAGTAGCTGGCACACCTGCCCGCGTCATCAAGCAAATCGACGAAAAAACCCGTTCGAAGACGGAAATCAAGCAGGAGCTGCGTCAGCTGTAA
- a CDS encoding N-acetyldiaminopimelate deacetylase, whose amino-acid sequence MSVSPFVQIRRDLHQIPEPGFQEVKTQQYLLRYLEGLSEERLQIKKWRTGILVRIPGTDPKRTIGWRTDMDGLPITEETAYPFRSLHEGFMHACGHDVHMAIALGLVTHFAEHPIADNLLFLFQPAEEGPGGALPMMRSEEFAEWRPDCIFALHIAPEYPVGHIATKPGILFANTSELFVDLVGKGGHAAFPHKSNDMVVAASHLVTQLQSIVARNIDPLDSAVITVGKIEGGTKQNIIAERARLEGTIRTFSMESMARVKSRIEALVKGIEAGFECTAAIDYGCGYCQVYNEEALTEEFMAWMSEECRDVTLIRCQEAMTGEDFGYFLTEIPGFLFWLGVDTPYGLHHSKIEPSEDAIEVAIRVVSRYFTWLSSR is encoded by the coding sequence ATGAGCGTATCTCCGTTTGTACAGATCCGCCGAGACCTGCATCAAATACCGGAACCAGGCTTTCAGGAAGTGAAAACGCAACAGTACTTGCTACGCTACCTGGAAGGACTCTCTGAGGAGCGCCTGCAGATCAAGAAGTGGCGCACCGGCATTCTCGTGAGGATCCCAGGCACCGATCCCAAGCGCACGATCGGGTGGCGAACGGACATGGACGGGCTGCCGATCACAGAGGAGACGGCGTATCCGTTTCGCTCACTCCACGAAGGATTCATGCACGCCTGCGGCCACGACGTGCACATGGCGATCGCCCTCGGACTGGTGACGCATTTTGCAGAGCATCCGATCGCAGACAATCTGCTGTTTTTGTTTCAGCCGGCGGAAGAAGGGCCAGGCGGCGCTTTGCCGATGATGCGCAGCGAGGAATTCGCCGAGTGGCGCCCGGACTGCATCTTCGCGCTCCATATTGCCCCGGAGTATCCGGTTGGGCACATCGCGACGAAGCCGGGCATCCTGTTTGCCAACACTTCCGAGCTGTTTGTGGATCTGGTGGGGAAAGGGGGACACGCTGCATTTCCCCACAAGTCCAACGACATGGTGGTCGCAGCGAGCCATCTGGTGACACAGCTGCAGTCGATCGTCGCCCGCAATATTGATCCGCTGGATTCCGCCGTGATCACGGTCGGCAAGATCGAGGGCGGCACGAAGCAAAATATTATCGCGGAGAGAGCGCGGCTCGAAGGCACGATCCGCACGTTCTCGATGGAATCGATGGCGCGCGTGAAAAGCCGGATCGAGGCCTTGGTGAAAGGGATCGAAGCTGGCTTCGAATGCACCGCCGCCATTGACTACGGCTGCGGGTACTGCCAAGTGTACAACGAGGAAGCCTTGACCGAAGAGTTCATGGCCTGGATGAGCGAGGAATGCCGGGACGTGACCCTCATTCGCTGCCAGGAAGCGATGACCGGAGAAGACTTCGGGTACTTTTTAACGGAAATTCCGGGCTTCCTGTTCTGGCTCGGGGTCGACACGCCGTACGGATTGCACCATTCCAAGATCGAGCCGAGCGAGGACGCGATCGAGGTCGCGATTCGGGTCGTTTCCCGCTATTTCACGTGGCTTTCAAGCCGATAA
- a CDS encoding glycoside hydrolase family 73 protein, with protein sequence METQAFIDLVAGSARQTFLTHRIFPSITIAQAILESGWGNKVPADPVTGRSSYNLFGIKGTGPAGSVTIASKEVENGQVVTRNSQFKAYYNYQQSIDDHADFLLQPLYKKVVTAASPQEAAQALEKAGYATDPQYAEKLTTLIQTYNLSKYDQFSPQDPSPYPEWKIDLVKRALKEGLLTSPEWLSKPDEPMPVWAVLAVALRLLDKQRQMP encoded by the coding sequence ATGGAAACGCAGGCATTTATCGATCTGGTGGCTGGCTCCGCCAGACAGACGTTTTTGACACATCGAATTTTCCCGTCGATCACAATTGCCCAGGCGATCCTGGAATCAGGCTGGGGAAACAAAGTCCCGGCCGATCCCGTGACGGGACGCTCCTCGTACAACTTGTTCGGCATCAAGGGAACCGGACCGGCCGGCTCGGTCACGATCGCCAGCAAGGAAGTGGAAAATGGGCAAGTCGTGACGCGGAACTCCCAGTTCAAAGCCTATTACAACTACCAGCAGTCCATCGATGACCACGCCGACTTTTTGCTCCAGCCGCTCTACAAAAAGGTAGTGACCGCGGCTTCGCCCCAGGAAGCCGCCCAAGCTCTAGAGAAAGCGGGCTATGCCACTGACCCGCAATATGCCGAAAAGCTGACCACCCTCATCCAGACTTACAACCTGAGCAAGTACGATCAATTCTCGCCTCAAGACCCTTCTCCCTATCCGGAATGGAAAATCGACCTCGTGAAGCGAGCGCTCAAGGAAGGATTGCTGACTTCCCCCGAATGGCTATCCAAGCCAGACGAACCGATGCCGGTCTGGGCAGTTCTGGCTGTCGCCCTGCGACTGCTCGACAAGCAGCGCCAAATGCCCTGA
- a CDS encoding lysophospholipase, whose product MHKHCWLAPDQRGTVVLVHGTGEHYGRYEHVAAYLNERGWSVFTGDLPGWGRSAGRRGHIDDFKRYVEAVGVWMRDAQDAAEEEQPLYIMGHSLGGLVATRFVQSCDRPGEITGLILTSPCLELKLSVPAWKAQLAQWLDRVWPTLAMPNGISPDQVSRDPAVQAAYRSDPLNYAKVSVRWYQELQRAMRLAWKERERIAVPVLVMQAGDDTLVNADAVERFVAGIPSHTEFQRWEGLRHEVLNEPEKEQILERMAAWMDRSAKQM is encoded by the coding sequence GTGCACAAACATTGCTGGCTGGCTCCAGACCAGAGGGGGACAGTCGTGCTCGTACACGGAACGGGAGAGCATTATGGCCGTTACGAGCATGTGGCTGCCTATTTGAACGAACGAGGCTGGAGCGTATTTACAGGGGATCTGCCGGGATGGGGAAGGTCCGCTGGAAGGAGGGGGCATATCGATGACTTCAAGCGGTATGTCGAAGCGGTTGGCGTCTGGATGCGGGATGCACAGGATGCGGCAGAGGAAGAGCAGCCGCTGTACATAATGGGGCATAGTCTTGGAGGCTTGGTGGCGACAAGGTTTGTCCAAAGCTGCGATCGCCCAGGCGAAATCACGGGCCTGATCCTGACCTCGCCCTGCCTGGAGCTGAAGCTGTCCGTTCCGGCATGGAAGGCGCAGCTCGCGCAGTGGCTGGACCGCGTCTGGCCGACTCTGGCGATGCCAAACGGAATATCTCCCGACCAGGTGTCGAGGGATCCGGCGGTACAGGCCGCGTATCGCAGTGACCCACTCAATTATGCGAAGGTAAGTGTCAGATGGTATCAGGAGCTGCAACGGGCGATGAGACTCGCTTGGAAGGAGCGGGAGCGCATCGCCGTCCCCGTCTTGGTCATGCAAGCCGGAGACGATACCCTGGTCAATGCCGATGCTGTGGAGCGATTCGTCGCAGGGATCCCGTCACACACCGAGTTTCAGCGTTGGGAAGGACTGCGCCACGAAGTTTTGAATGAACCGGAAAAAGAACAGATACTGGAGCGCATGGCAGCATGGATGGATCGATCCGCAAAGCAAATGTGA
- a CDS encoding dihydroorotate dehydrogenase has protein sequence MPDWSYHPIFRPLLFLLSPERARDLTLRAIGTLAKCPGGPSLIELMGHMKPPQELSRTWAGISFSSPVGIGAGLDPYGTGLQALSRFGVGYIEFGPITAEPFSSHHELLRQADSRSILYPGEKSLENPGVHVYRERLRSAPTLGVPVGARLASKPGATISEATAEVLFLAKQLGESCSFFSVDTRWFPVELTRSHTQWRAFVRELRKVTDLPLFLLLPPDSNKPYAAELFQPAWEEGFAGVLVAGGIQVESLIVGCTDARLTGPSVFASSRAFVQWLRQSWPESIIIGSGGIHEPADALHMLSAGADLISLHSGLVYSGPGLPKRINEAIWQTRSQPEANPIASTETLPSSGKSFVPPWVWGMLLGIGMIVGGALAWFIAATSVVLPYDESFLGMGAAELVLLNSRLLPFMSHDRISLAGTMISIGVIYCGLARHGLRHGHHAARQILLVSGAVGFSSFFLFIGYGYFDALHAILAIILFPAFLLALRAPAGIHLPTLPVQLSNDTQWRRALWGQLSFVVIGFGLTAAGVIISLIGVTGVFVPSDLLFLCASPEMLQAYNERLIPLIAHDRAGFGGALVSDGMAVLLLSLWGFRRGERWIWRTLCLSGLPGFAAGIGVHFSVGYTDFLHLFPAFVAFALFLLGLWLSRPHLLARS, from the coding sequence GTGCCAGACTGGTCCTACCATCCAATCTTTCGTCCCCTCCTCTTTCTTCTCTCCCCGGAGAGGGCGCGCGACCTTACCTTGCGGGCAATCGGTACGTTGGCAAAATGCCCAGGCGGACCCTCGCTCATTGAGCTGATGGGCCATATGAAGCCTCCCCAGGAACTATCAAGAACATGGGCCGGCATCTCGTTTTCCTCTCCGGTAGGAATAGGGGCTGGTCTGGATCCGTACGGCACCGGCCTTCAGGCGCTTAGCCGCTTTGGAGTCGGATATATCGAGTTTGGCCCGATTACCGCAGAGCCCTTTTCCTCCCATCACGAGCTCCTACGTCAGGCAGACAGCCGATCTATCCTTTACCCTGGAGAGAAAAGCTTGGAGAATCCGGGCGTGCATGTTTACCGCGAACGATTGCGATCAGCGCCGACGCTCGGCGTTCCTGTCGGGGCGAGGCTGGCAAGCAAACCCGGCGCAACGATTTCGGAGGCGACAGCGGAAGTGCTTTTCCTTGCAAAGCAACTCGGCGAGAGCTGCTCCTTTTTTTCTGTGGATACACGCTGGTTTCCGGTGGAACTTACTCGCAGCCATACACAATGGCGAGCTTTTGTGCGCGAGCTGCGGAAAGTGACGGATCTGCCGCTCTTCCTCCTTCTGCCCCCTGACAGCAATAAGCCTTACGCCGCAGAGCTATTCCAGCCTGCGTGGGAGGAAGGCTTTGCGGGCGTGCTGGTAGCGGGCGGCATCCAAGTCGAGTCCCTCATTGTTGGCTGCACCGATGCGCGGCTGACCGGTCCATCCGTTTTCGCGTCAAGCCGGGCGTTCGTACAATGGCTCCGGCAGAGCTGGCCGGAATCGATCATCATTGGCTCCGGGGGCATTCACGAGCCAGCTGACGCGCTGCACATGCTTTCGGCGGGCGCCGATCTCATTTCGCTGCATAGCGGTCTCGTCTACTCAGGGCCTGGACTTCCCAAGCGGATCAACGAAGCGATCTGGCAAACTCGGTCACAGCCAGAGGCGAATCCGATCGCGTCGACCGAAACACTGCCTTCTTCCGGCAAGTCCTTCGTCCCGCCATGGGTATGGGGCATGCTCTTGGGAATCGGGATGATCGTAGGCGGCGCGTTGGCCTGGTTCATCGCCGCCACAAGCGTCGTGCTCCCCTACGACGAGAGCTTCCTCGGAATGGGGGCAGCTGAGCTGGTGCTCCTGAACAGCCGACTGCTTCCCTTTATGTCGCACGACCGCATCAGCCTCGCAGGGACGATGATTTCCATCGGTGTCATCTATTGCGGGCTGGCTCGGCATGGCCTTCGGCACGGCCATCACGCAGCCAGGCAAATCCTTCTTGTTTCCGGAGCTGTCGGTTTTTCCAGCTTTTTTCTGTTTATTGGATACGGCTATTTTGATGCCTTGCACGCCATCCTGGCCATCATCCTGTTTCCCGCCTTTCTCCTTGCCTTGCGTGCCCCTGCCGGCATTCATCTCCCCACTCTCCCGGTGCAGCTGTCCAATGACACTCAATGGAGGCGTGCCCTCTGGGGACAACTGTCGTTTGTCGTGATTGGATTCGGGCTGACCGCTGCAGGCGTGATCATTTCACTTATCGGTGTGACCGGTGTGTTCGTTCCCTCTGATCTGTTGTTTCTGTGCGCTTCACCGGAAATGCTGCAAGCCTACAATGAACGGTTGATCCCGCTCATCGCCCACGATCGGGCAGGGTTTGGCGGGGCGCTCGTCTCCGACGGTATGGCCGTCCTTCTGCTTAGCCTTTGGGGGTTCCGAAGGGGAGAGCGTTGGATCTGGCGGACTCTCTGCCTCTCCGGGCTGCCAGGCTTTGCGGCAGGCATCGGCGTTCATTTTTCCGTCGGCTACACGGACTTTCTTCACCTGTTCCCCGCATTCGTGGCCTTTGCGCTTTTTCTGCTTGGGCTGTGGCTGTCGCGGCCGCATTTGCTGGCGCGATCCTAG